One part of the Haliotis asinina isolate JCU_RB_2024 chromosome 2, JCU_Hal_asi_v2, whole genome shotgun sequence genome encodes these proteins:
- the LOC137273135 gene encoding large ribosomal subunit protein uL29-like isoform X2 — MAKVKAKELRGKKKEDLTKQLQDLQEELAGLRVAKVTGGAASKLAKICSVRKSIARVLTVINQTQKENLRKFYKTKRFKPKDLRPKKTRAMRRALTKFERSIKTKKQQKKERLYPTRKYAVKA; from the exons GCCAAGGTAAAGGCTAAGGAACTTCGTGGCAAGAAGAAGGAAGATCTTACCAAGCAGCTCCAGGATCTCCAAGAG GAACTTGCTGGTCTTCGTGTTGCCAAGGTTACAGGAGGAGCTGCCTCAAAGTTGGCTAAGAT ATGCTCCGTGAGGAAATCTATCGCTCGAGTCCTGACAGTTATTAATCAGACACAGAAGGAAAACTTGAGGAAATTCTACAAGACAAAGCGCTTCAAGCCCAAGGATCTCCGTCCTAAGAAGACAAGAGCAATGAGGCGTGCTCTCACCAAGTTTGAACGCTCTATCAAGACAAAGAAGCAACAGAAGAAAGAGCGCCTGTACCCTACACGAAAGTACGCAGTCAAAGCTTAA
- the LOC137273135 gene encoding large ribosomal subunit protein uL29-like isoform X1, protein MLQAKVKAKELRGKKKEDLTKQLQDLQEELAGLRVAKVTGGAASKLAKICSVRKSIARVLTVINQTQKENLRKFYKTKRFKPKDLRPKKTRAMRRALTKFERSIKTKKQQKKERLYPTRKYAVKA, encoded by the exons ATGTTGCAGGCCAAGGTAAAGGCTAAGGAACTTCGTGGCAAGAAGAAGGAAGATCTTACCAAGCAGCTCCAGGATCTCCAAGAG GAACTTGCTGGTCTTCGTGTTGCCAAGGTTACAGGAGGAGCTGCCTCAAAGTTGGCTAAGAT ATGCTCCGTGAGGAAATCTATCGCTCGAGTCCTGACAGTTATTAATCAGACACAGAAGGAAAACTTGAGGAAATTCTACAAGACAAAGCGCTTCAAGCCCAAGGATCTCCGTCCTAAGAAGACAAGAGCAATGAGGCGTGCTCTCACCAAGTTTGAACGCTCTATCAAGACAAAGAAGCAACAGAAGAAAGAGCGCCTGTACCCTACACGAAAGTACGCAGTCAAAGCTTAA